In Erigeron canadensis isolate Cc75 chromosome 6, C_canadensis_v1, whole genome shotgun sequence, the following are encoded in one genomic region:
- the LOC122606094 gene encoding SKP1-like protein 21 isoform X3 codes for MMKSFIWLQTSDDSIQQAEEEVAMFCPMICREVLLTGMGFSKNYAIKLPKRVSTAALGLVLDYCRYHQVAGRSYKERKTFDDKFIRMDANSLCDLISAADSLLLRPLVDLTARAIARMLQGKTADQIRATFNMADDLTEEEKLEPLTIRTKDPRVRLLNTLYARKREELKLRKSKNVEIEEVRVDDRSIDDLLLFINSEDQDSKSVKSLKNKKKNRRRKYHHKDPFSNIEGENHYKEADSLSSSHNSEIEDVSSPSKTFTLLGSASPEFDFDDELDPALKEELDREVEDFARRLNSVWLERVQGLISFGQDRRIAPLSRNGYYAAMELDHT; via the exons ATGATGAAGTCTTTTATTTGGCTTCAAACTTCCGATGACTCAATTCAACAAGCAGAGGAAGAAGTTGCTATGTTTTGCCCAATGATATGTCGAGAAGTCCTTCTAACAGGCATGGGATTTTCCAAAAACTATGCCATAAAACTTCCTAAGCGAGTCAGCACTGCAGCGCTAGGCTTGGTTCTTGACTATTGCCGGTATCATCAAGTAGCAGGGCGCTCCTATAAG GAACGGAAAACTTTTGATGATAAGTTCATACGGATGGATGCGAACAGCCTATGTGATTTGATTAGTGCTGCAGATAGCCTCTTGCTAAGGCCATTGGTTGATCTTACGGCCCGTGCAATTGCTCGGATGCTTCAAGGAAAAACTGCAGACCAGATACGCGCGACATTTAATATGGCTGATGATCTTACTGAg GAAGAGAAGCTGGAACCTTTAACAATTAGAACCAAGGATCCACGTGTCCGTCTTTTGAATACGTTATATGCGAGAAAGAGAGAAGAGTTGAAACTAAGAAAATCAAAG AATGTTGAGATAGAAGAGGTGCGCGTTGATGATCGTTCTATTGATGATCTCTTGTTATTCATAAATAGTGAAGATCAAg ATTCCAAAAGTGTTAAATCtctcaagaacaagaagaaaaatCGTAGGAGAAAGTATCATCATAAGGACCCCTTTTCAAACATTGAGGGTGAAAATCATTATAAG GAAGCAGATAGTCTCTCTTCTTCCCATAATAGTGAGATTGAGGATGTTTCTAGTCCAAGTAAAACGTTTACGTTGCTTGGATCTGCTTCCCCTGagtttgattttgatgatgagtTGGATCCTGCACTGAAGGAAGAGCTTGACAG GGAGGTAGAGGATTTTGCTAGAAGACTTAACTCAGTCTGGCTGGAGAGGGTGCAAGGGCTCATCTCCTTTGGTCAAGACAGGCGCATTGCACCACTATCTAGGAATGG ATATTATGCTGCAATGGAACTGGACCATACTTGA
- the LOC122606094 gene encoding SKP1-like protein 21 isoform X4 encodes MAFFKHDSFIWLQTSDDSIQQAEEEVAMFCPMICREVLLTGMGFSKNYAIKLPKRVSTAALGLVLDYCRYHQVAGRSYKERKTFDDKFIRMDANSLCDLISAADSLLLRPLVDLTARAIARMLQGKTADQIRATFNMADDLTEEEKLEPLTIRTKDPRVRLLNTLYARKREELKLRKSKNVEIEEVRVDDRSIDDLLLFINSEDQDSKSVKSLKNKKKNRRRKYHHKDPFSNIEGENHYKEADSLSSSHNSEIEDVSSPSKTFTLLGSASPEFDFDDELDPALKEELDREVEDFARRLNSVWLERVQGLISFGQDRRIAPLSRNG; translated from the exons ATGGCTTTCTTCAAACACGAT TCTTTTATTTGGCTTCAAACTTCCGATGACTCAATTCAACAAGCAGAGGAAGAAGTTGCTATGTTTTGCCCAATGATATGTCGAGAAGTCCTTCTAACAGGCATGGGATTTTCCAAAAACTATGCCATAAAACTTCCTAAGCGAGTCAGCACTGCAGCGCTAGGCTTGGTTCTTGACTATTGCCGGTATCATCAAGTAGCAGGGCGCTCCTATAAG GAACGGAAAACTTTTGATGATAAGTTCATACGGATGGATGCGAACAGCCTATGTGATTTGATTAGTGCTGCAGATAGCCTCTTGCTAAGGCCATTGGTTGATCTTACGGCCCGTGCAATTGCTCGGATGCTTCAAGGAAAAACTGCAGACCAGATACGCGCGACATTTAATATGGCTGATGATCTTACTGAg GAAGAGAAGCTGGAACCTTTAACAATTAGAACCAAGGATCCACGTGTCCGTCTTTTGAATACGTTATATGCGAGAAAGAGAGAAGAGTTGAAACTAAGAAAATCAAAG AATGTTGAGATAGAAGAGGTGCGCGTTGATGATCGTTCTATTGATGATCTCTTGTTATTCATAAATAGTGAAGATCAAg ATTCCAAAAGTGTTAAATCtctcaagaacaagaagaaaaatCGTAGGAGAAAGTATCATCATAAGGACCCCTTTTCAAACATTGAGGGTGAAAATCATTATAAG GAAGCAGATAGTCTCTCTTCTTCCCATAATAGTGAGATTGAGGATGTTTCTAGTCCAAGTAAAACGTTTACGTTGCTTGGATCTGCTTCCCCTGagtttgattttgatgatgagtTGGATCCTGCACTGAAGGAAGAGCTTGACAG GGAGGTAGAGGATTTTGCTAGAAGACTTAACTCAGTCTGGCTGGAGAGGGTGCAAGGGCTCATCTCCTTTGGTCAAGACAGGCGCATTGCACCACTATCTAGGAATGG GTAG
- the LOC122606094 gene encoding SKP1-like protein 21 isoform X5, with the protein MAFFKHDSFIWLQTSDDSIQQAEEEVAMFCPMICREVLLTGMGFSKNYAIKLPKRVSTAALGLVLDYCRYHQVAGRSYKERKTFDDKFIRMDANSLCDLISAADSLLLRPLVDLTARAIARMLQGKTADQIRATFNMADDLTEEEKLEPLTIRTKDPRVRLLNTLYARKREELKLRKSKNVEIEEVRVDDRSIDDLLLFINSEDQDSKSVKSLKNKKKNRRRKYHHKDPFSNIEGENHYKEADSLSSSHNSEIEDVSSPSKTFTLLGSASPEFDFDDELDPALKEELDREVEDFARRLNSVWLERVQGLISFGQDRRIAPLSRNG; encoded by the exons ATGGCTTTCTTCAAACACGAT TCTTTTATTTGGCTTCAAACTTCCGATGACTCAATTCAACAAGCAGAGGAAGAAGTTGCTATGTTTTGCCCAATGATATGTCGAGAAGTCCTTCTAACAGGCATGGGATTTTCCAAAAACTATGCCATAAAACTTCCTAAGCGAGTCAGCACTGCAGCGCTAGGCTTGGTTCTTGACTATTGCCGGTATCATCAAGTAGCAGGGCGCTCCTATAAG GAACGGAAAACTTTTGATGATAAGTTCATACGGATGGATGCGAACAGCCTATGTGATTTGATTAGTGCTGCAGATAGCCTCTTGCTAAGGCCATTGGTTGATCTTACGGCCCGTGCAATTGCTCGGATGCTTCAAGGAAAAACTGCAGACCAGATACGCGCGACATTTAATATGGCTGATGATCTTACTGAg GAAGAGAAGCTGGAACCTTTAACAATTAGAACCAAGGATCCACGTGTCCGTCTTTTGAATACGTTATATGCGAGAAAGAGAGAAGAGTTGAAACTAAGAAAATCAAAG AATGTTGAGATAGAAGAGGTGCGCGTTGATGATCGTTCTATTGATGATCTCTTGTTATTCATAAATAGTGAAGATCAAg ATTCCAAAAGTGTTAAATCtctcaagaacaagaagaaaaatCGTAGGAGAAAGTATCATCATAAGGACCCCTTTTCAAACATTGAGGGTGAAAATCATTATAAG GAAGCAGATAGTCTCTCTTCTTCCCATAATAGTGAGATTGAGGATGTTTCTAGTCCAAGTAAAACGTTTACGTTGCTTGGATCTGCTTCCCCTGagtttgattttgatgatgagtTGGATCCTGCACTGAAGGAAGAGCTTGACAG GGAGGTAGAGGATTTTGCTAGAAGACTTAACTCAGTCTGGCTGGAGAGGGTGCAAGGGCTCATCTCCTTTGGTCAAGACAGGCGCATTGCACCACTATCTAGGAATGGGTAA
- the LOC122605867 gene encoding uncharacterized protein LOC122605867: MPVAKLLDTSTPDAMIAEETTSSLDTFIRQAVGKEPFFSFSRTGDNPLQWIQFLHTMDQPDLPGWPLLTPVKVQMQKCDKCAHEFCSPINYRRHIRVHRRSMNFPKEPQKFRDILGTFWDKLEYDKAKEIMSLKDVNLEEVPGVSVVRNIVSNIRNPMFFSLPQAYVKAGSALVDIIQGRPSSLPISSQDLFSLLDDASEGTFLCAGTAKSLHKYVFDGEVGKVGLEIRNLIACTTLLVEQELVKAWFADKDVEALRCQKLLVEEEEAAKRRQSQLLERKRRRKLRQKEQRARDGLKAEVYPASDIFKSIPSADSSSPQVSPEADHLIPDEYAVATLDPTQLSHNEEVSHIDHSDICTEQERMHGNGSQDLIPQWEVPKKSPRASRNAFRSNQNGNVIKWEHAHKHREQKINGGKVWTRKPRSENGEVIQSRVHNSTINQTIQSNCQLMIGSISVTLRNSTGQHQVNSQLDFKENGTTEIKTKGAQNDAEHSNVKFCKPRHDTGGQLADKSNRQILEEDATSERGTDQTLFNENHQKSCNLNGLDSKGTNDSNVQAEDGAKAKRISIDSQQNGAHHSSVKFWKPRHDTGGQLVDRSNSQILEGDAASERGTDQTLSNESHKNSCNLNGLDSKDTNDSYVQAEDGAKAQRVPFSVDAAKAFLSQRWKEAISGDHVELVLTSALEPPGQLDGQDDHQVSAAQEYILHGGPKGQVGKTVGINSSTHATVEPKFRKKTDKSIKTKYIPKQRAFTSG, encoded by the exons ATGCCTGTTGCAAAACTTTTGGATACTAGCACACCAGATGCCATGATTGCGGAGGAGACGACAAGTTCTTTGGATACTTTCATCAGACAAGCAGTTGGGAAGGAGCCCTTTTTCTCATTCTCAAGGACTGGGGACAACCCTTTGCAGTGGATACAGTTTCTTCATACCATGGATCAGCCAG ATCTCCCTGGTTGGCCTTTGTTGACTCCTGTGAAGGTTCAAATGCAGAAATGTGATAAGTGTGCCCATGAGTTCTGCTCGCCTATAAACTATCGGAGACATATAAGAGTGCATCGACGGTCTATGAATTTTCCTAAG GAGCCTCAGAAGTTCAGGGATATATTAGGAACATTTTGGGATAAG CTCGAATATGATAAAGCAAAGGAGATTATGTCTCTTAAGGATGTTAATCTGGAG GAAGTTCCAGGCGTGTCTGTAGTAAGGAATATTGTAAGTAATATAAGGAACCCGATGTTTTTCTCTCTTCCACAAGCATATGTGAAAGCTGGCTCTGCTTTAGTg GATATTATCCAAGGTAGACCTTCCAGTTTGCCAATTTCTTCCCAGGATCTATTCAGTTTGCTTGATGATGCTAGTGAGGGAACTTTCTTATGTGCCGGAACAGCCAAATCATTGCACAAATATGTCTTCGACGGTGAAGTGGGGAAAGTTGGCCTTGAAATTAGAAATTTAATTGCTTGCACAACTTTGCTTGTTGAGCAAGAATTG GTGAAGGCATGGTTTGCAGACAAAGATGTTGAAGCTTTAAGATGTCAGAAGCTGCttgtagaagaagaggaagctGCTAAAAGGAG GCAATCTCAGCTGTTAGAAAGGAAAAGACGAAGGAAACTTCGACAGAAGGAACAGAGGGCAAGGGATGGCTTGAAGGCAGAAGTATACCCTGCTTCTGATATATTTAAGAGCATCCCATCAGCAGATAGTTCTAGCCCTCAGGTGTCTCCAGAGGCCGATCATCTCATCCCAGATGAGTATGCAGTCGCAACTCTTGATCCCACTCAGCTCTCACACAATGAAGAAGTCAGTCATATTGATCATTCAGATATTTGTACTGAACAAGAGAGGATGCATGGGAATGGTTCACAGGATCTCATTCCACAATGGGAGGTGCCAAAAAAATCACCAAGAGCTAGTCGTAATGCTTTTCGCAGTAATCAGAATGGCAATGTGATAAAATGGGAGCATGCACACAAGCATAGGGAACAAAAGATTAACGGCGGTAAAGTTTGGACCAGGAAACCTAGATCCGAAAATGGAGAGGTTATACAATCAAGAGTACACAATAGTACAATTAATCAAACTATTCAGAGCAACTGTCAACTTATGATTGGTTCCATATCTGTGACTCTGAGAAACTCTACAGGCCAGCATCAAGTAAATAGTCAACTTGACTTTAAAGAAAATGGTACCACAGAAATCAAGACCAAAGGTGCCCAAAATGATGCCGAACATTCCAATGTTAAGTTTTGTAAGCCACGACATGACACCGGAGGTCAGTTGGCAGATAAAAGCAATCGCCAAATATTGGAAGAGGACGCAACATCAGAAAGAGGCACTGACCAAACTCTGTTTAATGAGAATCATCAAAAATCTTGCAATTTGAATGGACTTGACAGTAAGGGTACCAATGATTCCAATGTACAGGCAGAAGATGGTGCTAAGGCGAAGAGAATCTCTATTGACAGTCAGCAAAATGGCGCCCACCACTCTAGTGTCAAGTTTTGGAAGCCACGGCACGACACAGGAGGTCAGTTAGTAGATAGAAGCAATAGTCAAATATTGGAAGGCGATGCAGCATCAGAAAGAGGCACTGACCAAACTCTGTCTAACGAGAGCCATAAAAATTCATGCAATTTGAATGGACTTGACAGCAAGGATACCAATGATTCTTATGTACAGGCAGAAGATGGTGCCAAGGCACAGAGAGTACCGTTCTCTGTTGACGCAGCAAAAGCTTTTCTTTCTCAGA GATGGAAGGAGGCAATTTCAGGGGACCATGTGGAGCTGGTTCTAACGTCAGCACTCGAGCCACCAGGGCAACTTGATGGTCAAGATGATCATCAAGTTTCTGCAGCTCAAGAGTACATCCTTCATGGTGGTCCGAAGGGTCAAGTAGGGAAAACAGTGGGTATCAATTCTTCAACCCATGCAACTGTTGAACCAAAGTTTAGGAAAAAAACTGATAAAAGCATCAAAACAAAGTACATTCCAAAACAGAGAGCCTTTACTAGCGGATAG
- the LOC122606094 gene encoding SKP1-like protein 21 isoform X2, with protein MAFFKHDSFIWLQTSDDSIQQAEEEVAMFCPMICREVLLTGMGFSKNYAIKLPKRVSTAALGLVLDYCRYHQVAGRSYKERKTFDDKFIRMDANSLCDLISAADSLLLRPLVDLTARAIARMLQGKTADQIRATFNMADDLTEEEKLEPLTIRTKDPRVRLLNTLYARKREELKLRKSKNVEIEEVRVDDRSIDDLLLFINSEDQDSKSVKSLKNKKKNRRRKYHHKDPFSNIEGENHYKEADSLSSSHNSEIEDVSSPSKTFTLLGSASPEFDFDDELDPALKEELDREVEDFARRLNSVWLERVQGLISFGQDRRIAPLSRNGKVAVLTWRT; from the exons ATGGCTTTCTTCAAACACGAT TCTTTTATTTGGCTTCAAACTTCCGATGACTCAATTCAACAAGCAGAGGAAGAAGTTGCTATGTTTTGCCCAATGATATGTCGAGAAGTCCTTCTAACAGGCATGGGATTTTCCAAAAACTATGCCATAAAACTTCCTAAGCGAGTCAGCACTGCAGCGCTAGGCTTGGTTCTTGACTATTGCCGGTATCATCAAGTAGCAGGGCGCTCCTATAAG GAACGGAAAACTTTTGATGATAAGTTCATACGGATGGATGCGAACAGCCTATGTGATTTGATTAGTGCTGCAGATAGCCTCTTGCTAAGGCCATTGGTTGATCTTACGGCCCGTGCAATTGCTCGGATGCTTCAAGGAAAAACTGCAGACCAGATACGCGCGACATTTAATATGGCTGATGATCTTACTGAg GAAGAGAAGCTGGAACCTTTAACAATTAGAACCAAGGATCCACGTGTCCGTCTTTTGAATACGTTATATGCGAGAAAGAGAGAAGAGTTGAAACTAAGAAAATCAAAG AATGTTGAGATAGAAGAGGTGCGCGTTGATGATCGTTCTATTGATGATCTCTTGTTATTCATAAATAGTGAAGATCAAg ATTCCAAAAGTGTTAAATCtctcaagaacaagaagaaaaatCGTAGGAGAAAGTATCATCATAAGGACCCCTTTTCAAACATTGAGGGTGAAAATCATTATAAG GAAGCAGATAGTCTCTCTTCTTCCCATAATAGTGAGATTGAGGATGTTTCTAGTCCAAGTAAAACGTTTACGTTGCTTGGATCTGCTTCCCCTGagtttgattttgatgatgagtTGGATCCTGCACTGAAGGAAGAGCTTGACAG GGAGGTAGAGGATTTTGCTAGAAGACTTAACTCAGTCTGGCTGGAGAGGGTGCAAGGGCTCATCTCCTTTGGTCAAGACAGGCGCATTGCACCACTATCTAGGAATGG GAAGGTAGCAGTATTAACTTGGCGAACCTAG
- the LOC122606094 gene encoding SKP1-like protein 21 isoform X1, producing MAFFKHDSFIWLQTSDDSIQQAEEEVAMFCPMICREVLLTGMGFSKNYAIKLPKRVSTAALGLVLDYCRYHQVAGRSYKERKTFDDKFIRMDANSLCDLISAADSLLLRPLVDLTARAIARMLQGKTADQIRATFNMADDLTEEEKLEPLTIRTKDPRVRLLNTLYARKREELKLRKSKNVEIEEVRVDDRSIDDLLLFINSEDQDSKSVKSLKNKKKNRRRKYHHKDPFSNIEGENHYKEADSLSSSHNSEIEDVSSPSKTFTLLGSASPEFDFDDELDPALKEELDREVEDFARRLNSVWLERVQGLISFGQDRRIAPLSRNGYYAAMELDHT from the exons ATGGCTTTCTTCAAACACGAT TCTTTTATTTGGCTTCAAACTTCCGATGACTCAATTCAACAAGCAGAGGAAGAAGTTGCTATGTTTTGCCCAATGATATGTCGAGAAGTCCTTCTAACAGGCATGGGATTTTCCAAAAACTATGCCATAAAACTTCCTAAGCGAGTCAGCACTGCAGCGCTAGGCTTGGTTCTTGACTATTGCCGGTATCATCAAGTAGCAGGGCGCTCCTATAAG GAACGGAAAACTTTTGATGATAAGTTCATACGGATGGATGCGAACAGCCTATGTGATTTGATTAGTGCTGCAGATAGCCTCTTGCTAAGGCCATTGGTTGATCTTACGGCCCGTGCAATTGCTCGGATGCTTCAAGGAAAAACTGCAGACCAGATACGCGCGACATTTAATATGGCTGATGATCTTACTGAg GAAGAGAAGCTGGAACCTTTAACAATTAGAACCAAGGATCCACGTGTCCGTCTTTTGAATACGTTATATGCGAGAAAGAGAGAAGAGTTGAAACTAAGAAAATCAAAG AATGTTGAGATAGAAGAGGTGCGCGTTGATGATCGTTCTATTGATGATCTCTTGTTATTCATAAATAGTGAAGATCAAg ATTCCAAAAGTGTTAAATCtctcaagaacaagaagaaaaatCGTAGGAGAAAGTATCATCATAAGGACCCCTTTTCAAACATTGAGGGTGAAAATCATTATAAG GAAGCAGATAGTCTCTCTTCTTCCCATAATAGTGAGATTGAGGATGTTTCTAGTCCAAGTAAAACGTTTACGTTGCTTGGATCTGCTTCCCCTGagtttgattttgatgatgagtTGGATCCTGCACTGAAGGAAGAGCTTGACAG GGAGGTAGAGGATTTTGCTAGAAGACTTAACTCAGTCTGGCTGGAGAGGGTGCAAGGGCTCATCTCCTTTGGTCAAGACAGGCGCATTGCACCACTATCTAGGAATGG ATATTATGCTGCAATGGAACTGGACCATACTTGA